Proteins found in one Allorhizobium pseudoryzae genomic segment:
- a CDS encoding sigma-70 family RNA polymerase sigma factor, protein MAATDRTTEELAADIFAAANGDRQALKRIFDAEAGRLIAIAERIVRRRDLAEDVVQDAFVAIWQKAHQYSPDRGSARGWIHAIVRNRALNLLRDGRREDLMDGDALETLQEADQTETIMQAFTTLDSHQRLKTCLDALEETRRRGILMAYVGGYSHGEIAARLRLPLGTAKSWIRRGLASLRECMA, encoded by the coding sequence TTGGCCGCGACGGACAGAACGACAGAAGAGCTTGCAGCCGATATCTTTGCCGCAGCGAACGGCGACCGGCAGGCGCTCAAACGGATATTTGACGCGGAAGCCGGGCGGCTGATCGCGATCGCGGAGCGCATCGTGCGCCGGCGCGACCTGGCAGAGGACGTGGTGCAGGACGCCTTCGTCGCCATCTGGCAGAAGGCGCACCAGTACAGTCCGGATCGCGGGTCGGCACGCGGCTGGATCCATGCCATCGTGCGCAACCGCGCGCTGAACCTGCTGCGCGACGGTAGGCGCGAAGACCTGATGGATGGCGATGCGCTGGAGACGCTGCAGGAGGCGGACCAAACCGAGACGATCATGCAGGCCTTCACCACGCTCGACAGCCACCAGAGGCTGAAAACCTGCCTCGACGCGCTGGAGGAAACCCGGCGCCGGGGCATTCTCATGGCCTATGTCGGCGGCTATAGCCACGGCGAGATCGCCGCCCGCCTTCGCCTGCCGCTCGGCACCGCCAAAAGCTGGATCCGCCGCGGGCTCGCTTCGCTTCGGGAGTGCATGGCATGA
- the pdeM gene encoding ligase-associated DNA damage response endonuclease PdeM, with protein MNHRLALAATDFSSPFAGADILVNGVAALCDPLGALYLPDHQCLVVSDLHLEKGAAFARRGMMLPPYDTLATLNLLSAVISRYDPKTVISLGDNFHDRCGSELMPEAFRSVIAGLARGRDWIWINGNHDPDGIFDLPGQSADELVLAGLVFRHEPSLRLGKGEVAGHLHPSATVCRRGKYVRRACFASDGSRLVMPAFGVLTGGLDLKHKAMHGLFDRAALIAHLLGRDRIYSVRFNSLIG; from the coding sequence ATGAATCACAGACTGGCGCTCGCCGCCACAGACTTCTCAAGCCCGTTCGCCGGCGCAGACATTCTCGTCAACGGCGTGGCGGCGCTGTGCGATCCGCTGGGCGCGCTCTACCTGCCGGATCACCAGTGTCTGGTCGTCTCGGATCTGCACCTGGAAAAGGGCGCGGCCTTTGCCCGCCGCGGCATGATGCTGCCGCCCTATGATACGCTGGCGACCCTCAACCTCCTGTCGGCGGTCATCAGCCGCTACGATCCGAAGACCGTGATCTCGCTTGGCGACAATTTTCACGACCGGTGCGGGTCGGAACTGATGCCGGAGGCCTTTCGCAGCGTGATTGCCGGCCTGGCGCGCGGGCGCGATTGGATCTGGATCAACGGCAATCATGATCCGGACGGCATTTTCGATCTGCCCGGCCAGTCGGCGGATGAACTCGTGCTCGCCGGCCTCGTCTTCCGCCACGAACCGAGCCTGCGGCTTGGCAAGGGCGAGGTGGCGGGCCACCTGCATCCCTCGGCCACCGTGTGCCGACGCGGCAAATATGTCCGCCGCGCCTGTTTCGCCAGCGATGGTTCCCGCCTCGTGATGCCGGCTTTCGGTGTGCTGACCGGCGGTCTCGATCTCAAGCACAAGGCCATGCACGGCCTTTTTGATCGCGCCGCATTGATCGCCCATCTGCTCGGCCGCGACCGCATCTATTCGGTCCGGTTCAACAGCCTGATCGGCTGA
- a CDS encoding TIGR02186 family protein, producing the protein MMTWLRSLGLLVCLASGASPAAAQLLSGDVPTVREGLEIGTSTSEIAITSDFRGADLTIFGALTNADELFLAIGQYDVVVTLEGPRNETTVRRKDRVFGIWMNTQSVTFEQVPESYSVASTRPIEDIQGTPSLNRMGIGIDHLALAPIGYVGNALAVADFREAYRRLKLSNGLYQRDSAGVRFVSPSLFRATVKLPANVPDGVHMVHAYLFKSGELILQKDLPLRVVKTGLEQAITDAAHEKPIAYGLFCVLIAVLTGWGASIVFRKE; encoded by the coding sequence ATGATGACGTGGCTGCGCTCCCTCGGTCTTCTCGTCTGCCTTGCCTCCGGTGCCTCGCCGGCCGCCGCCCAGTTGCTGAGCGGCGATGTGCCGACCGTGCGGGAAGGGCTGGAAATCGGCACCTCGACCAGCGAAATCGCCATCACGTCGGATTTCCGCGGCGCCGACCTGACGATCTTCGGGGCGCTCACCAATGCCGACGAGCTGTTTCTCGCGATCGGCCAGTATGACGTGGTGGTGACGCTGGAGGGGCCGCGCAACGAAACGACGGTGCGGCGCAAGGACCGGGTGTTCGGCATCTGGATGAACACCCAATCGGTGACGTTCGAACAGGTGCCGGAATCCTATTCGGTCGCCAGTACCCGGCCGATCGAGGACATCCAGGGCACCCCCTCGCTGAACCGCATGGGGATCGGCATCGACCATCTGGCGCTGGCGCCGATCGGCTATGTGGGCAATGCGCTGGCGGTGGCGGATTTCCGCGAAGCCTACCGGCGGCTGAAGCTCTCCAACGGCCTTTACCAGCGCGATTCCGCCGGCGTGCGCTTCGTCAGCCCCAGCCTGTTTCGCGCGACGGTGAAGCTGCCGGCCAATGTGCCGGACGGGGTGCACATGGTGCATGCCTATCTGTTCAAGAGCGGCGAACTGATCCTGCAGAAGGATCTGCCGCTGCGGGTCGTCAAGACCGGCCTTGAGCAGGCGATCACCGATGCGGCGCATGAAAAGCCGATCGCCTACGGCCTGTTCTGCGTGCTGATTGCCGTCCTGACCGGCTGGGGTGCCAGCATCGTCTTCCGCAAGGAGTAA
- a CDS encoding anti-sigma factor → MIFDDLEAIADDYVLGLLDPAEQAAVEAEANRNAALRQAIGRAQDRFLPLDMTARPVPVPANLWPLIEARLSAAKVDPADAPQAAANDNRLSFWRRSTFTGLAASLLLAVGLGWSLTRTVEPLVVAVLVNGAGEVQAVVEDFGSERAVVRLLTDVSLPADRSLQVWTLPSREMGPVSLGLVDGASSTRLDPPSLPRPRDAQLYEITLEPAGGSPTGRPTGPILAKGFAKLPR, encoded by the coding sequence ATGATCTTTGACGATCTCGAAGCCATCGCAGACGACTACGTTCTGGGCCTTCTAGACCCGGCGGAGCAGGCCGCGGTGGAGGCGGAAGCCAATCGCAACGCGGCGCTGCGCCAGGCGATCGGCCGGGCTCAGGACCGTTTCCTGCCGCTCGACATGACGGCCCGGCCCGTTCCGGTGCCGGCGAACCTCTGGCCGCTGATCGAAGCCCGGCTGTCTGCCGCCAAGGTGGACCCGGCCGATGCGCCGCAGGCTGCCGCCAATGACAACCGCCTCAGCTTCTGGCGGCGGTCAACCTTCACCGGTCTCGCCGCAAGCCTGCTGCTGGCCGTGGGGCTTGGCTGGAGCCTGACGCGAACCGTCGAACCGCTCGTCGTCGCTGTTCTGGTGAACGGGGCGGGCGAGGTGCAGGCGGTGGTCGAGGACTTTGGTTCGGAACGCGCGGTGGTGCGGCTGCTGACCGATGTCAGTCTTCCGGCCGACCGCAGCCTGCAGGTCTGGACGCTGCCGAGCCGGGAGATGGGACCGGTCTCGCTCGGCCTCGTCGATGGGGCAAGCTCCACCCGCCTTGATCCGCCGAGCCTGCCGCGCCCCAGGGACGCGCAGCTTTACGAGATCACGCTGGAACCGGCCGGCGGCTCGCCGACGGGGCGTCCGACGGGACCGATCCTGGCGAAGGGTTTTGCGAAGCTGCCGCGATAA
- a CDS encoding DUF4394 domain-containing protein — protein MRLIASALIASTALAASVATASAAPVVGLVGDRTLVMFDTDKPAVTETMEVEGVTRLVGIDLRPSNNMLVGVTADNVIVTIDPETGKATEVAKMDKPLMITDAPVVVDFNPAADRLRYMTGTTNHRVHPDTGAVTVDGSLAFEEGDMHKGEKPNIVAAAYLNSFGKPEKTAMYNIDATIGGLIQQTKPNDGTLKAIGKLGGEKMAKTYAFDIQTTADGKNTAWLVADNVLHSVDIESGKAMKVAEVTGAKGEIRDIAVLPAM, from the coding sequence ATGAGACTGATCGCATCCGCCCTCATCGCGTCCACCGCCTTGGCCGCTTCCGTCGCAACGGCCTCCGCCGCACCGGTCGTTGGCCTCGTCGGAGACCGCACGCTGGTGATGTTCGATACGGACAAACCCGCCGTCACCGAGACCATGGAAGTCGAAGGCGTCACCCGCCTCGTCGGCATCGACCTGCGGCCTTCAAACAACATGCTGGTCGGCGTGACCGCCGACAATGTCATCGTCACCATCGACCCGGAAACCGGCAAGGCGACGGAAGTCGCCAAGATGGACAAGCCGCTGATGATCACCGACGCACCGGTCGTGGTGGACTTCAACCCCGCCGCCGATCGTCTGCGCTACATGACCGGCACCACCAACCACCGCGTTCACCCGGATACCGGTGCCGTGACGGTGGATGGCAGCCTCGCCTTTGAAGAGGGCGACATGCACAAGGGCGAGAAGCCCAATATCGTGGCGGCCGCCTATCTCAATTCCTTCGGCAAGCCGGAAAAGACCGCGATGTACAACATCGATGCCACCATCGGCGGCCTGATCCAGCAGACCAAGCCGAACGATGGCACGCTGAAGGCGATCGGCAAGCTGGGTGGAGAAAAGATGGCGAAGACCTACGCCTTCGATATCCAGACCACCGCCGATGGCAAGAACACCGCCTGGCTGGTGGCCGACAATGTGCTGCACAGCGTCGATATCGAAAGCGGCAAGGCCATGAAGGTGGCCGAGGTGACGGGCGCCAAGGGCGAGATCCGCGACATCGCCGTCCTGCCCGCGATGTAA